The Desulfuromonas sp. genomic interval ATGTTTATTTATAGGGTCCATGCTGGTGTCAGCCAAATCCCGGGAAAAACGTCATGGGCCATAGGTGGAGAGGATTTCCCGATAAACGCTTTCCTGGTGGAAAGCATCGCGGATATACGCTCTCAGCTCAGGATTCTGTCTCTGCCTGCCCTGGAGCGCCTCGACGACAAATTCAGCAGCGCTTTGCACATCACCGACCTCGACGATTCTCATCCCTCTGCCGGCGAAATCATCGGCGCACTCTTCAACGACCCCGACCCGGGTCGCGACGAGGGGAAGTCCTGCGGCCGCCATCTCCAGAGGGACAAGGCCGAAGGTTTCCTCTGCGGAAAGGAAGAGGCCGCAGTCGGCCCCGCGAAAGGTTTCGAGCAGCCTGTCCATGTTGGTCTGACCCAGGAAGTCGACCCTCGAGGCAAGGCCGTGTTCCGAAAGATACCGCTCGATTTCAAGGAAGTAGGGGCTTTCCCTTTGGACAGGCCCGCAGACCGTCAACCGCAATTCCTTGCCGGGAAACGATTCGGCGGCCATCCGCACAGCCTTGATGCAGTCGAGCGTCCTTTTGCGGGGGATGACCGCACCTGCCGTAACGATATGATAATAGTCCCGCTCCTGACGGGCCCCCCGGTCCTGAAAGAAACGGGAGGCAATCGGGTTTTTGATCAACAAAACGTTTTTCCCGAAATCATTTCGACATTCGCGAACGATTTCTTTAGAGACCGTTGTTACGACGTCTGCATTGCGTATCCCTGTCGGCTCTAAGACTTTCTCGTAAAGGAAGTCATTAAGAAAGCCCTCGCTCTGACGGCAGATTTTTTTGTAACCGTGAAGGGTCAGGACGGTCCGCGTCTTGGGAAAGGGGAAAGCGAGCATTGCCGCGAGATGACAATGGATCACATCCGGTCTGAAACGAATGGCCTCCCTCAGGACGATCAGGTTCTGAGAGACGAAACTCGGTATTCCTCGCCAGGGCCGATGGTTGTACATTATGACCGAGACATGGTCGGCCAGCTGTTTTTCCTCTCCCTGGCAAACATAGTCATTGAAAGGGTTGAACGCGACAACCCGGTACCGGCAGTCCTGATCCTTCCGGATAATTTCGCCGAGCAGGACCTGGCAAACGGAATCGACACCCCCCCCGCTCCTCTCGTAAAGCCTCTTTACGGAGGAAGCCAGCATTACGACCAGAATCTTTTTCAAGGTAAAGGCCCCAGGGATTGGGAGAACTTGAGTCGATTGTTGTATATCCTGTATTGTTTAACTTTGGACTTGATCTTTTTTGAAGAAAACAACTTTGAAAGAAATCCGAAAAAGACAACCATGCATATGGACCATGATTTGATCAACGAAACGGACAGAAAAGTCATCATTCGATTGGAATATTTATGGTGATAAGTCCGGAGAGATTCTGCCTCGGAAACGGTTTTCACCTCGGACACGTCACAACTGGAAGATTTGGCTTCAAATGTTCGATACGAGATTTTTGGCGAGAAAAGAACCTCTATGTTTTGCAACCGCGCACGCATACAGAGATCGACTTCTTCGTAAAAAAGAAAGTATTCTTCCCCAAACCCGCCAATCGCGTCAAAAGTCTCTTTGGTGGTCACGATGAGAGCACCCGGGACCCAGTCAACGGGCTGAAAATCGATTGAAGGATCAAGTCGAAGGGTCCCGAACAACTTGTCTATCGGAGAAAACAGCTTGGAGAGATTGAAGAGCATGAAGCGGTAGGCATCGTAAAGGGGGTGAGGAAACTTCGGATATTCCAACCCGCCGTCCTTGACCCCGGAGACGATGAATTTCTTTGCGGGAGGGTTTTCAAAATCAAAATCCCATTTTTCGATAGAGATATCCGGATTGAGCGCAACGATATTCGGATATTTAGAATTTCTCACCCCGAAGTTGATGGCACGGCCATAACCGAGGTTCTCTTCCGGGCAGAGAACGGTGGTAATAGCGTCGCCATGCCCGGAAATATCTTCTCCACTGTTATTGACAATTATTATCTCGCCCAGGCGTGGCAAGAACTTTTTAAGATTCGAGACGATATCTTTTAAAAGGTGACCTGAAAAATAATTGACGATGATGGCAGTAACCTTCTGATCCAATTACGACCTGCCTTTCCTAGTACTGAAACCTAATTCTTTATCCTAGAGGCTGAAGAGACCAACCGAAACCATCAAAACTTTTCACGATTCATTTTGCCATCTATTTTCACTTCCAAAGACAACTCAAAATCCATTCGATAAACACAAGAGAAAAAACCCGAAATGGCACATGGTTCGTTTGGATTTTAACAACTGCTCCCGGAGTGCTTGGAATACCTCAAATAAAAGAGTATATTCTTGAAAAGACCCCTTTTTTCGTTGTCATGGAAAAGAAGGTTGACCCCATCTAAAACCTTAAGTGCTTCCATCATTAGGGGGTGAATCCTATCAACTGGCCCCTCATAAGTCGTTGAGTACTTGTACGCGTGAAGAGTCTCCATGCAGACTTTCTCTATTTTCCTGACCTTGGCCGCGGAAAGTTCAGCCTGCCATTTCCCCTTGTTTCCCTCAACCACCTCCGTGGCCCCTTGCGCCCCTCCAATTTTTTCGGTTGTGTTTTCAAAGAAAAGCATATCTTCGCCAAAAGATATTCCTATGAAATCGCAAACTGCTTGCAGTTCTTTTTTTGGATTGTCAAGCAGATCCTCAAAACGAACCTCAATCGCACGATTTGGGCAACACGCAAGAGACGCCTTGGCGTTGCCAACGTCATCGGCCCAGCGCTGTGCTGCACGGATCATGTTTTTCCCCCAGGCTTTATTAATGGAGAGGCAATAATCGCGCACATCTCGAACGATATAAATGAATTTGCCCCCGGGGAAAAGTTCCATCAGTAAGGGAATATGCCGGATATAAGAGGGAGACTTGTCCCCCCAGATCATTTGAGTCGTGCACCCCGTGTCGAGTCGAACAAGGCTTTCGAACACACCGGCTACAGTCCAATCTCCACAGGCTTCATGCCACTTTTTTGCTGAAATTATTTTTCCATGGCTTTTTTCAATATAATGAAAGTACGAGCTTTTTATTGCAGAGTTGTAGAATATCTGGAAATTTTCAAAATCGCGCAAATCACCATACTCGGGCCAATGTTTTGCCCAAAAAGGTAAAATCTCTGTCTCCGAACTGGAAAAGGCAACATCGGGGTGATTATTGAGTATCCCCCTCAACAACTTCGTCCCACTCCTTGGCATGCCTACAATAAATATGGGTCCGTTAAATTCGCCCATCGCCTGTCCCCTAACCTCGTGTTTAAGCATCTTGACGGCCCTTTCATTGCAGCCAATGAGGTGTAATTTTATGTCTCACCAAGACAGTGGACTTTATTTACTACGTCTAGGAACAGAAAGAAACCAAACTCATCCAAACCGGCCTTAAGGGTTGCTGTCAACCAAAAACAAATACCAACAGCAGAACTAGCGTCTACATCAAAACCCTTTAAGTCATCTCAAACATTCTCCCTAATTGAAAAGATAACATTTCTCAAGGGGTCCAGCTTCTGCCACCACCGATGTTTAAAAAGAAAATTTCAAACCGGGCAAAAAGAGCAAATTCCTTAAAGCTGCTGGTCAGCCTCTTCAACTCCCCGAAGAGAGACATTTCAAGTAGGGGCACCCAACTCATTTAACTCTTGTTTTGAAGTCCCTTCTTTGATCTCACTGCCCGCTCCAAGGTGAAGAAGGAACAAAAAGAGGCCAGTATAAACGACCATTCTTTCGACGATCATGTTGTTCAATGTTGGGGTAACTAAATTATATACAAAAACAAGCAAAATCACTTGATAATTGTATTTACCATCAAAATCGGGTGACCGGATGATAGAAACAACATCCCTCAGTGATTTATACAAAAAACAACAAAGGAGTACTATTCCACCAACCCCGAAGAAAAGAATGGTGGTGAATCCATTTATGTCAATATAATTATATCCCCTCAAGGCAGAGGCTATAGTCACGGGATTGTTCGGAAATTTTGTATCGCTGAATACACCAACCCCTGTTATCGGTGCGCGATCCAGCCAAAGACTGTAAAAATACTGGAACCCTTCCTTTCTAATGGAAACATTACCTTCATTTTTATCAATTTCGGTAACGGTCTCTTTATAAATCTCACTGAGGAAGGACTCTGACAACACTGAATCTAAAACACCTGTCAAGGCGACAGTTGCAAGGAGAGCTACAGAAAACAAAAAGACCATCACCTTGCCGTATGACTTGTTTATAAGAAACCAAACAATGCCTGTTATGAATATCCCCCCATAAACGGCCCTTGTCATGCCTATGAATATTGAATTATAAAGACACAGAAAGAAACAAATGGCATAGAAAATCCTGCTAAAACTCCCCTTGGAAGTCTCTTGGAATTTCACCAAGGAGTAAATAGCGGATACAATCGTTAAGAACTCACCCACATGGATTCGGAGTTGGCCGGCCCGTTCCTGCCCGACAGCATAATAGTGGGAGAAAACCACACCCCCGCCAAGGGCGACATCAACAATTGACAGCAAGGAGACAAGCGCCCCCAACCAAGCCAAATATTTAAGCAAACGGAAACCCTCCTCACGGGTCGCCCCAACAGCCACAAGAAAAAAGTAACTGCAAAACAACAAGTACTTCCTTGCCGCCACGAGTCCGAAAGCCATGGGTTGCCCAAAAATCAAATAAGAGCCACAAAACAAGGAAAACAGGATTACACTAAAAAAAAGAATTATATAAACACCATAATTCCAACGAACACGAAAAAGGTGACTCCAAACCCTGTTAAAATTTAAAACAATAAGTGGCAACATCAAGGCATAGCCAATATCTGAAAGCAATCGTTGGCGGGCCCCGAAAGTAAACATATCAAAACATTCTTCCGCAAAAAAAATAACGACCAAAAAGGCCTCTGCGGGGTACTTGGTTGCAAACCGGACCCATCCCCAAAAAACAATAAGAACTACCGGAAACCAGAACTTCAGCCCCCCAGTGACAATAGCACTGGAGGACAGCATCCCCAATGCAATTGCAGTCACACCTATCAATAGGTGTTCTTTTTTTATGCTCGTTGGGATCAAGACTTCAAAACCCTTCAAAATCCTTTGTCGAATGCTTCGTCCACCGTAGGGCCCTTTTGCCCTAGTTCAAAAAGGAGGAAAAAGAACTCCCTAAAGGCACCCCGTCATAGAATTTTGTAAAGACATCTTTTTCGAAAATCTTTTCACCTGACAAGGTTGACGTCAGGCCTGTTCGCACAGAAAGTTGTATTTGGTTTTCATTTGAAAAACAAAAAGATAAACGGTCCCCAAAAAAGCACCTGGCACAAAACACCATGCAACAGAAACAACGTCTACCCCAGAACCAACAAAAAGCACAACCCCCAACGAAACCAAAGTGCCGCCTGCAACTGCTATATGATGAACCAACAACCTTCCGACCTTCCCAAGCCCCATACATATGTAATAGGGAATCACACCTACAAGACTGATGAAGGTCGCCAAAAGCATGACCCTGAAAGAATTGGGGATGGAAGGGATATAGTCCCCCCCCAGCCAGACCTTAAATAACCCTTCCGCCATCAGAAAAATCACCGCATACAGAGGTATTGCCCCGAAAAACAGCAACAAGTAGGCCTTGGAGACCACTTTTTTCATTTCCAAGAAACTATTCCGACTTCCTTCGGATGACAACTTGCTAACCTCAGGCATTAGGGCCCTAAACGCAACCTCAAACACTCCACGTATCTGCATTCCCGCTCGATAAGCCAGTTCAATAACAGGCACCCCTTCGACCCCAATGGACCGAGTAATAACAATTTTAGCTATTGGAAGAACCATCACATTCAACATGGATCCGGAAAAAATGTTGAACCCGAAGCTAAACATCGCCCGAAGTCGCTTCCAAGAAAAAGAAGATATTTTGAAAATATCAACTTTAATCATGCTCCTCAATTTCACATAATTAATCACGAACATAAACAGATAGGCAAAAACATTGGCCAAAAGCAGACTAATCACTCCTTTACCCATCAATAATAAAGGAACAGACAATATCAACGGTGCAACCTGAAGTGCCGTCTGAGAATAATTGGCAATATCCAAGCGCCCAACACCACCTATAACAGAGTTTAGGACTTGATACGCCAAAGCCCCCATGCTGAATACGACCATATAAATCATAAGACTGGCTACCAGTTCGGCATTTCCACCCTCAAGGCCCATCATGACGACTATTTGCCACTTAAATAAAACAACTAACCCCAAGATTGCTATGCAAATGGCTATCAAAACACATATAGATGTCACAAAATACTCTTGAATTGCCTCGTTGTCACCCCTTCCACGTTCTTCCGCCACAAGCTTTATTATTGCTGGTGTTATTCCCAACAAACCCATTTGAGCAAAAGTCAGAATCGTAGAAAGAAGCAGCCAACTGCCATAATGCTCATAACCCAAGAAATGGATATAAAGGGGATACTTGATTGCCGACACTATAAGTCCAAGACCCATCGAAATGGACCCTGAAAGCATATTTAAACTTAATTGAGTAGGAAAGAATTTTTTCAAACTGGTCATTCCCAAGGGTTAAGAGAAGCGTGATTGAATATCTAAGCTTTAATAGGTTCCTTACCCCCTCGCCACAACCACAAACAACAAAAGGAAAATGGCGTATCGACATGCCTTAGAAATGCCAGCAATCGATTTTTCTCCCGAGCAATTCCTCCAAAGAGGCGCGATCCGACTCAAATCTGCTAGCCAAAAGATTTACTGCATCTATTTCTATATCTTCAGCCGGTATGAGATTTAAATTCTCAAGGTAGCATTTTAGTGATGTTCTAAGTTCTTTGGGTACAACTTTCTTGAACAACTTCTTCAGTGGACTATCTTCATAAATCACATTCTTTACAAACCGGAATCTAAGCGTCCCGGACCGGTTCAAAACCTTTCCACTCTGAACGCTTACCGAATCATCGACCCCGAGAAATTTGAAAAGATCCCGCAGGGAACCCTCAGTATCCCGCACCATCTCCTCGAAGATTACGACTTTCACGTTTTCAGGCCCAAAAACATCCATAAAAAACCTGAGATTCTGCGAATACAACGAATGCTCTGAGTAACGCCAGAAATCGCTCCACCCCTTCGCCTTCCTCTGCTCCTCCTCGCAAAGGGCGTTGTAGAAAGAGAGGGTTTCCCTGTCGTCACGAACCAGATGCATGTAATTTGAGTAGGCTCTCTTCAATGGATCCCGCAAGGAAATGACGACTTTGATATTACCCAGTCGTTTCCGCATTTCATGTGCGACTTCTCTGAAGTAGAAATATGATGGGGAGATCTCCCCGATGGCGCTGACTTCCCCTGCATTGCAGAAACAGTTTTCGTACTCTCTGAATGTGGAGCAGACACTCTGCAGGGACCCAAGATCTCCTGGCCCCGCCAAAGACTCCTTCAGAAACCGGTATGAAAAGTAATGAAGTTCCTTTTTCTGGGGGAGGAATATCTGAGGATGCTGCCGCAGATAATGGTCCAGAGAGGTCGTCCCGGCCTTGGGGACGCCAATTATGAGAAAATTAGGAAGCGGGGCCTTTTTCATGCAACAACTCCTCAACGTTCGTTCATCGGGCCGACATCACAGGGTCTCCCCCTGTCCCATCAGGAACCGATTGCGGCATCAAGCTGCCCCTCACCCACAATGCCATTTCCGTGCCGTCCCGACAACATCTTCCCGCCTTCATTTTCCGGCGCTCGCCCGCACACTTCCCCATCCAGGCGGCTATCGATCGACCGGGCAGCGGATTGTCGCAGGTGCAGCGATCGGTACAGTCAAAGGGAATCCCGGCAGCATCGACTTCAGGCGCAGCACCCAGGGGATCACAAACGGTGCAGAACTCGCTGCGGCACGGGTTGAATTCGGTGCGGCCGCGATTCCGGTTCCATGGGAGCGAGGGCCTCCAGGGGGGGCCGGCACAGATCATGGCCTTGGAGGTATGCCCACAAGCAGGTGCAGCAGTCGCACAGCATCCGCTCAATGAATAGGCCAACCACATTGGGTAGTGCGAGGCCGAAGCGACCAAGGACTCCCCGCCCGGAGAGCAATCCGGGACGTGCAGAAGGCCAGCGAAGAACTTTCCGGCGAAAAGACGTGACGGGCCTGCGGTATCGAGAAGGTCCCCCACGGGAAAATCACGGCACCTGACCGACTCGCGATGCCCCCGGAGAGGTCTGCGAAGGCGACCCCACAGTCAACATTTTGACCACGCAAGGCCCTACATGCCCTCATATCAAGCAGGGATCTCCACTGTTTTCGCCGAAACCTTATTTGTTATCGCAACTCAAGCCCGGCTCGCACCTCATCCACGCACCGATAGGGAATTTTCAGATTGCCCCGCCCTCCGCCGATGACGATCTCCCCCCCCTCGAGGCCGTGGAAGTCGGAGCCGCCGGTGATGATGAGGTCACGCCGGCGGGCCAGGGTGATGTACCAATCGATATCGGCGTTGGTGGCGCCACTGTTGTAGGCCTCGACCCCGTCGAGGCCGAGGCCGACAAAGATATCGAGCAGTCCTTCGAAAACCTTGCGGTCGTCGGTAATGAAGGGGGGATGGGCCAGCACCGCCACCCCGCCAGCCCGGTGGACCAGTTCGATGGCTTCGGCGATGGGGAAGAGGCGTTTTGAGACGTTGCAGGGAACGAGGTAGCGCCGGAAGGCCTCCTCGTTGCTGGAGACGACCCCCTTTTCGATCAGGGCCATGGCGATGTGGGGCCGCCCAACCGTTCCGCCGGCCCTGGAGCGTACCTGCTCGAAGTCGATCGTTGCCCTGCCCTCTCCGCGCAACATTTCGTTGATCCGTTCAACGATGCGGGCGCTGCGCCCCTCGCGAAATTCGCGAAACTCCCGAAGAGCCAGGCACAGTTCGGGATGATGGTGGTCGAAGCCGTACCCGAGAATATGGATATCCCGATACTCTTCCCAGACCACGGAGAGCTCCACCGCGGACAACACCTCGACGCCATACTGCCTACCGGCAGCCAGGGCCTCGTCGATACCGTCGATATTGTCGTGGTCTGCGATGGCGACGGCGGCCAGGCCGGCCGCAGCGGCCATGCGCAAAACCTCGCCGGGAGGGTGGATTCCGTCGGAATAGTTGCTGTGGAGGTGCAGATCTACCAGTTTGCCCAAAGCCTTCTCCTTCTTCCCGGGTCGCCCCCCTTGGGGGCAAGACCCCGGGGGAACACAAAAACCGAACCGTGGGCACTATATCCGATTTTGAAATTTTACGCCAAAGTTAATGAAACTGCAGAGCCTCACAAGGATCGATCCCGGTTGACGCAAAGAAAGTCTCCTGCCCCGGGGAGAAGAGCCAATCGAGAGGTCAGTGCTAATCG includes:
- a CDS encoding PHP domain-containing protein — protein: MGKLVDLHLHSNYSDGIHPPGEVLRMAAAAGLAAVAIADHDNIDGIDEALAAGRQYGVEVLSAVELSVVWEEYRDIHILGYGFDHHHPELCLALREFREFREGRSARIVERINEMLRGEGRATIDFEQVRSRAGGTVGRPHIAMALIEKGVVSSNEEAFRRYLVPCNVSKRLFPIAEAIELVHRAGGVAVLAHPPFITDDRKVFEGLLDIFVGLGLDGVEAYNSGATNADIDWYITLARRRDLIITGGSDFHGLEGGEIVIGGGRGNLKIPYRCVDEVRAGLELR
- a CDS encoding sulfotransferase, coding for MLKHEVRGQAMGEFNGPIFIVGMPRSGTKLLRGILNNHPDVAFSSSETEILPFWAKHWPEYGDLRDFENFQIFYNSAIKSSYFHYIEKSHGKIISAKKWHEACGDWTVAGVFESLVRLDTGCTTQMIWGDKSPSYIRHIPLLMELFPGGKFIYIVRDVRDYCLSINKAWGKNMIRAAQRWADDVGNAKASLACCPNRAIEVRFEDLLDNPKKELQAVCDFIGISFGEDMLFFENTTEKIGGAQGATEVVEGNKGKWQAELSAAKVRKIEKVCMETLHAYKYSTTYEGPVDRIHPLMMEALKVLDGVNLLFHDNEKRGLFKNILFYLRYSKHSGSSC
- a CDS encoding oligosaccharide flippase family protein, which gives rise to MKKFFPTQLSLNMLSGSISMGLGLIVSAIKYPLYIHFLGYEHYGSWLLLSTILTFAQMGLLGITPAIIKLVAEERGRGDNEAIQEYFVTSICVLIAICIAILGLVVLFKWQIVVMMGLEGGNAELVASLMIYMVVFSMGALAYQVLNSVIGGVGRLDIANYSQTALQVAPLILSVPLLLMGKGVISLLLANVFAYLFMFVINYVKLRSMIKVDIFKISSFSWKRLRAMFSFGFNIFSGSMLNVMVLPIAKIVITRSIGVEGVPVIELAYRAGMQIRGVFEVAFRALMPEVSKLSSEGSRNSFLEMKKVVSKAYLLLFFGAIPLYAVIFLMAEGLFKVWLGGDYIPSIPNSFRVMLLATFISLVGVIPYYICMGLGKVGRLLVHHIAVAGGTLVSLGVVLFVGSGVDVVSVAWCFVPGAFLGTVYLFVFQMKTKYNFLCEQA
- a CDS encoding glycosyltransferase family 4 protein, whose protein sequence is MLASSVKRLYERSGGGVDSVCQVLLGEIIRKDQDCRYRVVAFNPFNDYVCQGEEKQLADHVSVIMYNHRPWRGIPSFVSQNLIVLREAIRFRPDVIHCHLAAMLAFPFPKTRTVLTLHGYKKICRQSEGFLNDFLYEKVLEPTGIRNADVVTTVSKEIVRECRNDFGKNVLLIKNPIASRFFQDRGARQERDYYHIVTAGAVIPRKRTLDCIKAVRMAAESFPGKELRLTVCGPVQRESPYFLEIERYLSEHGLASRVDFLGQTNMDRLLETFRGADCGLFLSAEETFGLVPLEMAAAGLPLVATRVGVVEECADDFAGRGMRIVEVGDVQSAAEFVVEALQGRQRQNPELRAYIRDAFHQESVYREILSTYGP
- a CDS encoding sulfotransferase — encoded protein: MKKAPLPNFLIIGVPKAGTTSLDHYLRQHPQIFLPQKKELHYFSYRFLKESLAGPGDLGSLQSVCSTFREYENCFCNAGEVSAIGEISPSYFYFREVAHEMRKRLGNIKVVISLRDPLKRAYSNYMHLVRDDRETLSFYNALCEEEQRKAKGWSDFWRYSEHSLYSQNLRFFMDVFGPENVKVVIFEEMVRDTEGSLRDLFKFLGVDDSVSVQSGKVLNRSGTLRFRFVKNVIYEDSPLKKLFKKVVPKELRTSLKCYLENLNLIPAEDIEIDAVNLLASRFESDRASLEELLGRKIDCWHF